Genomic window (Eubalaena glacialis isolate mEubGla1 chromosome 6, mEubGla1.1.hap2.+ XY, whole genome shotgun sequence):
GGGTGGGCGGGGAGGCGGTGGGGTTGGAGCCATGGTAGAGCTAGAGTGGGAGGGGAATGTACCTGCTGTCACCTAGGCTGTGAGTTGTgcaaaaagcaatttaaaagagTTGTTTCGTCTTTAATAGAGGTCAAAAAGTCAACCCGCATGATTATGTCATCTCCTTGCTGGCAAAGACAGAGGTTTTAAAGCACCATGACATACCCACCAGGTGAGAAATGAGATGTGCTCAAAGATCTTCATTGCAGTACTGCTTCTAAGAGTAAAAGATcggaaaataatatatacataaatgtccAGCAGTGGGGGACAAGCTggatacacaatggaatatcctgCAAAAGAATGAGGTCTCCAGAACAGAGTAAGTGCACGACACTGCGGAGTGCTGTACTGCCACTGGGTGAAAGCGGAGGGGAAAGTCAACAATGTATTGATAATTGCTTACATTTGCATAAAGCAGTGGATCTCAAACTTCACTCTGCAGAGGGCCTTTTTTTAACCATACTTACTTCAGGCAACGTCAGCCTTGCTTTTATTTGGGGGAGGGATGTGGGGAGTGCCCCACTTTTCTTTCCCTGAGTTGAACTGCCCAGCTTTCTGGATCCTGGAGCCCCACCGGCCACCCGCGCTGTAAGCCTGTAAGTGGTCTCTTTCCCTAATTACTCCAGCAAACGCAGGAGAATGTTTCCCCACCCTCAAGTGGCCGCTGAATGTGAGAAGTTCAAGGCGTTTGAAGGAATCCCGCAGGAACCGGAAAGTTGGAATCAATAAGACGGCCCTCACCTCCACCGccatctccttttccttcctaaGGAAGGAAACTGAAGGTCTGAACTAGGCGGCGACGGGCCGGGGACAACCTGGCCCTCCGATatccccggccccgccccgctgAGGGGGGAGGAGCGACAGCTACGGTGGATCCTCCCGCTGGCTTTGTGCGCGCTTGCAATCCAGCTGTCGCCGCCCCACGAGCCCCTGCCCCCCGAGGGCGCACATTTCCGGGCCGCCCACCACCCGGATCGCTCCGCGATCCCAGATCTGCTCCCGCCCGCTCGGTCCCGGTCCGGCCCCAGTCGCCCCCTGAAATGCCGGTCGACTTTACCGGGTACTGGAAGATGCTGGCCAACGAGAATTTCGAGGAGTACCTGCGCGCGCTGGGTAAGTGCTGCCCGCCGCGCTCTGCCCGGGGCGCCCGGCCGGGCCGCTGGGGGTGGGATCCCGGCGCCCTCCCGAGCCGGCCGCCTACCCACCTGCCTCCGCTGGCCCAGCCGCCGCCCTGAGCACCCCGACCGGGGAAGGGTCGTCTCCAGGGGGCCAGCAAGTGCGAATTGGAGGACGGGGGTTATTAGGGTTCATGGTGGTCAATGTCTGATGGTTGGCTCTCGAAGTGGATAATTTCATTAGGAAAGCTGGGCTTGGTTGGCTAGCTTTAGTTTTCAAAAGGTTAGCGTAAGGGTAGAAAActttgttgtaaaaaaaaaaaaaaaaaaacaaagaaagcaaagaaaagaaagaaagaaaaagacacagaccAGCTAGCTGCACGCAGAGGCCTTGCTAATGGAGCAGGGGACCCCGATGGTTTTCTtgcggggggcgggtggggggcggGAGAAGCGGCCTCCTAGGGCCCCGCTACCTTGGCAACATTTCTCTGAATTTTCCAGTCAACTCTCTGCTCCTTTCTGCCCCCGCACTCCCTGCAGATGTCAATGTGGCCTTGCGCAAAATCGCCAACTTGCTGAAGCCAGACAAAGAGATCGTGCAGAACGGCGACCACATGATCATCCGCACGCTGAGCACTTTTAGGAACTACATCATGGACTTCCAGGTTGGGGAGGAGTTTGAGGAGGATCTGACGGGCATAGACGACCGCAAGTGCATGGTGAGGCTTTGCGTACACCTGGGCATCTGCTGCCCAGGGGTCCTGACCGAAGGCAGGGCTAGTTCATCTGAGAGGGGAGCAAGGGCCTTTGTGTTCTTAGGGGCCCAAGATCTTCACACTCCCAGCCCCCAAGGTAGGCAGCTCACGACTCATCAGGCATACCCTCCAAAATGAAAGCTGCGGTTTGTTGAGTCTCTACTGTGTCCCGGCATTGGTGCTTTATACACTTGCCTTCatctaatcctcataacaacctctGAAGGAGGTCTCAGtacgcccattttacagatgaagaaacagtctCAAAGAGACGAAGCAACATGCTCAGAGTAACACAGCTAGGGAGGGGCTGGGCAGGAATTCCAGGCAAATCTGTTGACTCTCTTCTCTGTCTGAACTGTAGGCTGGGGGAGGAAAGCAAGATGAAACACAGGCAACCCTTCTGAAGTGTAAACTTCCTACCAGACCTGGCTTGAAGCCACTCTAGGAAGCAGGGGGCACCGTGACTCTGCCGTCTGACCTGCCCCTCTTCATCCCCAAAGTGGGGTTTGGCTCCTGGCCATCCCCTTCCCTACCCTATCCTCCGCTGCCCCCTGAGCTTCCTTTGAAGCTTGCAGCCAACAACCTACTCAGTAGGTCAGTGCCACAGCAGCCCAGGCCAGAGGAGgaacagtgggggaagggagtgaGCCGCCTGCCCCCAAGGGTGGGAAGCTGGTGACCCGGAGACCCCAATTAGCGCCACCACAGCAGCCTCCGGAAGGTCAGCCCGGGGCCTCCATCAACATTCTTGGGGTCACTGGGAGGTCAGGGTGCTCCCGGTCTCCCTTTCCCAGTCTTGGGTCCAGAGCTagctcactcccacccccagggagCTGCTTTGCTTACTGATGAGCTTCTCCCTgactcctcttcccctccccctcctaccCTTTACTGAGGGTCTGCTCCGTGCCCTGCACTGTGCCAGCTATTTTACACCACAGCCCAGTGAGGGAGGGGTTAGTAACCCCATATTTTACAATGACTGAGGCTCCCAGAGGAGATTCCAGAGACTGGACTTTGAGGCCCACACTCCTGCTCGGGGCCAGGCTCCTCTGCGGCTTGCCTTTGCAGAAACCGGGTGTCTGGGGTTCGTCAGGACTGTGGTTGAAGGAGTGCCGGTGTCTGGGGATGAGGAACCCCAGGCCAGAATGACTCACCCCCCTACTTGTTGATTCATCTGAAGGGGATCTGAGTTAGTGTCTGAGTCTGCGCTTGGAATGGTGGCGGAAGAGGGGGTGGCCGCCAAGGAGGATCCTtggagaggccactgcagggaGAAAACACTACTGTTGTAAGGAAATGTCAGGTCGTGCCTTTAAAAGGCCCAAGGCCTCTTAATCCTCGGAGAGGCTCACAGTGGGAAAGGAGACCTTCAGACAGGGCCTGCCTTGGCGAGGAGGGGGCCCGGGCCTGTCGGACCACTGCCCAAGGTCTGGTCCCTGGCTCGCTGCCTGGAAATGCACGTAAGAACAATCCTTGTCCTCGGCCCACTCTTGAGGTACTTACAGGGCACAACAAACATCTCTATTTATTTTGGGTCACTGCCACCTCTGGAATGTGCTGGCTTGTACTTACTTGGCTAATTATCTTTGCTGTTTCATTCCCACCCTCATCCATTACTGTATGaaacatttattgatcacctagTAATACTAGTTAATATaggcagacctcggagatattgcaggttcagccCCAGACCCCCGCAATAAAACGaacatcacaataaagcaagtcatacGAAGTTTtctgtttcccagtgcatatcaaacttatggttacactATACTGTggtctgttaagtgtgcagtagTATTCTGTGTAAACAACAGTGTATATACCTTAGCTAAAAActactttagggacttccctggcggtccagtagtttaTACCCCACACCTCTAAaccagggggcacgggtttgagccctggtcggggaactaagatcccacaggtggcgcagccaaaaaaaaaaaaagaaaaactactttaTAGCTAAAAAAATGctcaccatcatctgagcctttggcaagtcgtaatctttttgcaatagtaatgtcaaagatcactgatcacagatctcCGTAACAAATAACGAAAAAGTTCGAAATACTGcgggaattaccaaaatgtgacacagagacccaaagtgagcaaatgctgttgggaagaTGGCACCAAGAGACTTGCTTGATGaaagttgccacaaacctttaatttgtaaaaaacacaatatctttgaagtgcaataaaacgaggtatgcccaTACTCTTCAAGTGCTGAAGTACCGTTCCCCTTTTATTTTAACTCAGTGAATCTTCACAATGCTGGTttcaaccccattttacagataagaaaaccaaggcaGGATTTcttgttgtgtgaccttgggaggtTAAGGAAGTGGCAGAGGGAGGGTTTGAGTGCGGTCTGACCCAGCGGAACATGTCACAATCTCTGATGTCCAGGAACTCACAGTCTTTGTGGTGgcgacagacacacacacagtgagaaCACAGTGTGATCAGTGGTGACAAAGGGAAGCTCCAGAGGAGGGCATCTCAGAAGGGATTCTGGAGGTGGTGACTTCTCCACTTACTTGTAACAGAAAAGAGGTGGAAGGGACGGGTTTGGACACAAAGGAAGGGGCACACGGCCACCCTCTTTTTTCGGCCATTAAGCATTAGGACAGTGGTAGGTGAACAGATCAGGGAGCCCAGCAGCTGGGCAAACTCGATGACATTGTATGAGGACTCGTGGTCACCTTTGCTGTCCCAGGACTCAGGGCGGCCCTCTCCCAAGTATTATAGATGGCACACACTAACCGTGCTGTTACCTGTTGGGAGGATGGACGGCCCTCTGCTCTGGCCTCCCCTTGGCCCTTGCGCTGCAGAGAAGCCCTTCTCCCCTGCTGCCCAGCTGGAGGGGGGCCACGGGGAAGAGCACGGCTGGGGGAGAGCATAGGATAATAGAATTGTGGCAACTGTCCAGCCTCGTGCTTGTGAATGAAGGGGAGCTGCCTGCAATAGGCCACATGGCCAAGGCCTGGAGGGTCCTCGGGGGTCCTGGGCAAGGTGGTTGCCAAAGAGAGTGCACCACTACCCCCTGCTCCCCATACCCTGCAGCCACCAGCCGGGAGCAGTGGCCGGAGGAAGCCAGTTCTCAGCATCAGGTTGGCCTCATTCTAACATGTACTTCCCAGCACATTGCAAGGATCTCACTGCTCACCTGTTCTGTTCATTCCTTTCTTGGTCCTGTAAGCATTTCGTGGTGCTCACTCTGTCTTTGCAGCCCTTGCATTACTAAGATGAATCGCACAAGAGTCCCGCCCTCGTGGAGTTCAGTGTAGTGGGGGCAGCAGACCAAAGCAGTCAATCATACTGAGATGGTGTGCTGATGGGGAAGGACAGGCAGAGAAGGGCCCCCCGGGTCTGGGAGGTCAGGGGCTGTTCCCACAGGAAGTAGAGTCTGAGTAGTGGCTTGAAGGATAGGCAGGAAGTAGGCAAACAGAAAGGGGACGAGAGGAAGGTCAAGGCCAAGAGAACAGCACTTGGTAGGTGCTATTTCAGACCTGTCCCACACCAGCCCTGGGCTCAGCCTGGGGACACAGAGGCAGCAAGGCCTCCTGGAGCACCCAGgccagtggaggagacagacacagCCTCAGGCCATTACAGCCCAGTGCAGTGATGGAAGCACAGCAGGCTaggagggcagggatggggggatggggggcaggCAGTGGTCAGGGAGGGCTCCCGGGCGGAGGTGATGGCTGAGGGGGCCTTGAAGGACAAATAAGAATTAGGGCGGATGTGGAGAGCATTTCAGGCGAAGGGAACCAAGTGCACAAAGGCCCAGAGGTCAGAAAAGGCCTGGCTGGGAGGGGTTTCATCCGGGACAGAGGTGCAGTCTGCAAAGACTTCATGTGGCCAGAGTGTAGGGTGTGGCTGGGGAAGAGGGCAGTGCTGAGGACCCAGTGGGGAGCCTGGATGTGGCCCCGACAGGTCCCAGGGAGCCTTCTGGGAGAGGTGTGGTCAGGCTGCCATCCTCCCCAAAGGGCCCAGAGACTCAgagagctctgctcctgcctctTTCCATGGGAACCTTATCTGTCTTCTGGAACAGCAGCCAGAGGATGAAATCTGGCCtgcagatgtgttttgtttggctcaCACAATGTTTGACAAATTTAAGAGCCAGTTGCCAATGACTGCCAAAGATTGTAAGATGTCGTAGAAAAATCCATATTTCTGGCTATTTGTACCCCAGTAAAATCAAGACTGCTAAAAATGCTGGGTGCCCTTTTATTCCTGCACCCTGTGGATCCCCAGGACACTGCCGCAGTTCCTTCTTTTAGATGGGACCTTCTCCACTCTTCCacagccctcaccccaccctggtACCTAAAGTCAAGGATCAAACAGCTGTACGTCATTGTTTGCACCGTGTGTTCCTTAGAGCAGTAGTTCCCGAAGCTGAGACCGGCGGCggccgcagcagcagcagcgtgagaacttgttagaaacacaGATTCTCCAGCCAGACCCCTGGtggatcagaaactctgggagcgGGGCCGGCAATCTGGGTTTCAATAAGCCCACCAGGTGGTTCTGGTGCAACTAAACCTTGAGAACCACCGCTTTGGAGAAAAGAAACCTCTCTGTACCTGTGTCTCTGTAAAAAGTGGAAAACACTCATGATGTTTCTTAGGCACTCAGGTGTAGAGGGCCACATGCTGGCTTAGTCAATCGCTGGACCCCTGTGGACATGGCAGTCCATGCCCAGAACCACCTGAAATGGCTCTGCGGTCTCTCCCCAGGCTCACGGGTGGAGGGGCTCAGATCTGTGTAGCCGGGATCACTCAGCTCCCATTTGCAGTCttttctattcagatcttttcaTGACCACAAGCAGCCAGGGCTGTGGTTTTGGTAGAAGTGTATCAAGACTGGACTCAGCTTTTCTCCACCGCCTCCTGCACGCCTTTATCCATTAAAATGAAATCTCAGGCCCAGTTTGAAACCAGTATGATTTATTGAATCTAGCAGATGGAGGCTTTGGCAGGGCGGGGACCTTCCAAAAGGGAGATGCTCCTTCACTTCAAATACCGTTCCCCACGCCAGGGCCAGGGAGCCCTTCGGCACAAGGAATGATCGGGTTCCTGGTTCCCAGCTCCCCCAGCACAAGCAGCTTTTGTGGGAGAAGACGAGTCTCGGCAGGAATCCCAGCCGGGACCCTGGCTCGGAATGGTGGTGGCAGAAGGGCCATTTGTCATCCCTTTGGACACCGGGTCAAGTTTCCCCTGGGGGAGGCAGCTTTGTTCACTTAGCAGCGGGCACCTCCTCCCAGGCTGAGGCCTTGCCTTCATCTCCAGCCTTGAACTCAGGATGACCCCTTCCACAGAGCCTGCCTTCCACTTCCAGCCCTCTgttgctttctttgttttcactgcaaaaggaaaaaaaagaattcaaatggCACAGGAGAAAGTGGACTGAAAAGGAAAGGACCCCTTCCCTTACTTGGCCTCATTCCCACCCCCCAGAGGTTATCACTGTTACTGTTTCTGGTGGATCTGTGCAGAAATCTTCCTCGAATATAGAAGCCATCCAGCCATGTAGTTACTGAGGAGGTGATTTGTCAATATTTCTATCTAAAgccaaaaaagacagaaagagggagagacagagagaaagaaagaaagaaagggaggaaggaaggaagaaagaaaaagaaagaaagaaagaaagaaggaaagaaaaaaaatctatttcttagCACATTGTTTTCTCACTCGATGATATTTCTTAGGCATCTTTCCGTATAAGCACGTATatgtttccttcccttccctccctgacttactttcctccatccatccattcatctaagTATATATGGTAATACATGATATCTACCAAACTGCTGTTAATGCTTTGGTTTAAATTCTTTTGCCAGCTTTCTTCTGATCCTATTCTTGATtcattaaagagatttttttttttttttttggttcttattttaaaaaacacgaTGCCAAAGGCAGAATTCACTCCCTGGGCTGCAGAGCTGAGAATGCCATTGGATTTGGAAGCCTTCTGAGAGCCGCCCCTTCTCAGATCAGGCCCCCAGCATGTGGCAGGGTCTTTTCCAGGAAGGAAACACGGAGTCTCTTTCATGTCTTAGCTAAAGTTCTTCGACCTTTGAAATCGGTGTCAGCAGCATGCTTTTGAGGATTACAAGAAGAAGAATTAAAGCAACCCAAATAAAATTCACAAAGTAACTTTCAAGAATCACACTTGTttgttaggttttgttttttgttaggcaggaacaaaggaaaataacATGTGCTAAATCCTTACTGAGTGCCATGCCTGTCCCAGATGATTTTAgcactttttctcttttggtccCCACAGCAAATGCTGTTCGGTGAGtatcattatgcccattttacagatgggaatcTGAGGCTCCAAGTTGAGGAACCTTTTCAGCCCAAGGTCATCCAGCCAGCTGGTGGCAGAGGAAGGGTTCTAACTAGTTTATTTATAAAGCTATTACAAGGTCTCCTATGGAGCTCTGCTGAGGGCCAGCACCTCAGTTCCTTATTGTGAGGCTCATCGCAACCTGGAGGTGAGCACGGATGGTACTGACCAGGCTTGGGGATGTGGAGAAGGAGTGCTGGTAGTAGAGTCAGACATCTGGTTTTGAATCCTCCTCTATTACTTAGTTAACAAAGTGACCTTAAATGACTGGACCTGCTGCCTCTgttttcacatctgcaaaatgggcatcaTGATTGCTGCTTCACCTGGCTCACAGCAAATTCTGAGGACCATGGTGATAGCACAGAAGACAGGGCCTGGTGAAGCCACAATACTACGTGCAGTAAGCGGGCAAAGCCCTTCTGATACCCTAGACTGCAGGCAAAGCGAACTTGTGATGGCCAGATGTTTACTGGAGGATTACAGCTGTTTGTTTTTATGACCGATATTGCTCCCCTTATTTGGTGGGAATGACCCCTACTTACCTGTGGGTTCTGGTGAAGCTGCAAATCCCAGTACATTGTGTCTCCTGGGATGAGCACCTTAAACCAGGGCCATGACAGTATCCCGTGGCCTGTCCCATGATTGTGCGTTTGACCTGCACTGGGCCAGTCGTACGTTTCCTGCCACCCTCCATGGCTGCATGCAGAAAtccaacagaaggaaaaaataagatgagGCTGGTAGATAagcagaaatgagagagagagagagagaaacctcaGCATCGGAGGGTTGCTGGAACTCCTGACAATGCCATTCTGAGACTTTTCGTGTGTACTTGAACCAGCGAATACATGCCCTTTCTTTCCCCTGAAACTATTTGAACTGGTTTCCTGTTGCTTGCACCTAAAAACATCCTATGACATACAGAGCCCACAGATCATAGGTTAAAAACCACGTAAGTAGTTAAAGCACTAGTTCTCAGACTTGAACTTGCCCCAcatccagagtttctgattcaggaggtctagAGTGGGGACCAAGAacttttctaacaagttcctcACTGATGCCGATGCCGTGGGTTCAAAGATCATGCTTGTGATAACtactaagaaagagaaatgaggaagTGGGCTGGCCCACGCCCGGGTTCCAGTGATGTTCTCATCATGAGTCAGTGTAATAAGCCTGTGTTGGGGTTAAGGGTGCCCAGTTATGGGGGATGAATGAGAGTGGAGAGGTGCAGTCCCTGTGGATGGAATCTGCCTGGGGACACCAAACTTGCAGCAGCCCATGATGGTTTGCAACTGAGGGTCCGAGTAAGTGATACCAGTCGTGTGTGCAGCTGGACAAGCGAGGGATACAGAAGAGCAACTGGGAGCCTTGGCTTTGAGATGAACCTGGATTTGACTCCTGGGTCCACTCTCCAACTGTGTTTCCTTGGGGAAGGTACTCTATCCCTCTGGACTTCAgtgttctcatttgtaaaaaggaGCCAGAGGTAGTACCACTGATGggatgttgtgaaaattaaatgtggtgatgaattatttcaaatttcTATTGCTACGTAACAAACCACTTCAAAACTTAGTGCTCCAAAACTCCGAAACGATAacagttgtttattttcttcatgaatcTGCAGTTAGGGCAGGGCTCAAAGGGGATGGCTTGTGCCTGCGGCATGCCATGTCCGTGAGGCGTTGGAGGGTCCACTTTGCAGATGGCTCACTCATACTCACTCTCTACTGGCTGCTTgagcttcctcacaacatggcagctgggttCTAAGAATGAGAGGGCCAAGAGAACAAGGCAGAGTGTATGACATTCTTATAATCTACTTAGCCTCTGAAGTCATATAGCAAGAATTTTGCCATACTCTGTTGGTTGAAGCAGTCACAAAGGCCCACCCGTCTTCCCAAGGAAGGGGACGTGGACTCCACATCTCAGTGGGGGAGCACGTCGGGTGGAAGATACTTTAGAAAAGTTCAGTGTGCTATATGCAAGCTAAGCTGTGACCACAGTGCCTGGTGTCTGGTGAGTACACAGTGGGAGTTGGAATATTATTCTCTGGCTGAAGTTTGCAGGTCTGTCAGGGCTGGGCTCTTGTTTCTGGCTGATCTCAAGTAGCAGCAGAGCCCACAAGGACTCCGTCGGGGTGGGAGAAGGTGTGTGGTGCCTAGAGCTGGGTCTCTGCAGGCAGGGCGGGAACTCCACCTCCCTGGGCTGCCTGCCACCCAAGGCAGGCCCTGCATGGGAGGCTGGCGTGTGAGTTGAAGGGCAAAAGGATGGCCTCAGAGTGTTGGGAGCGGTGCAGGGCTTCACCTTCAGCCCTGCACCCACCTCCAAAAGTACTTGATATATGTTATGTATTCAACCCTCCAACAATCCTAGCACAGAGGGGCTACCCTCCCATTTAACAGACAGGGACCTGAGGTCCTGCCAGGGTcgcactcccagttaactacagCCCAGGGACTGAACTTCAGATGTCTCTGACTCCCAACTTTGTGTGGTTTACAGAACAGGCT
Coding sequences:
- the RBP1 gene encoding retinol-binding protein 1, which encodes MPVDFTGYWKMLANENFEEYLRALDVNVALRKIANLLKPDKEIVQNGDHMIIRTLSTFRNYIMDFQVGEEFEEDLTGIDDRKCMTTVSWDGDKLECVQKGEKEGRGWTQWIEGDELHLEMRVQGVVCKQVFKKVN